From Miscanthus floridulus cultivar M001 chromosome 15, ASM1932011v1, whole genome shotgun sequence, the proteins below share one genomic window:
- the LOC136508999 gene encoding uncharacterized protein → MAATSSFGDDADLMVADDLYLIAVCQGINQADATGLMAISDEEYAAELQLQEVIVSSAMAVIVNSGMAATAAQSSLMPQLDSAVVVHTANNDTAAAETPVLAVAEYSCSSSSSSTPPPPLAVAAPATREDDATAVATCKICLDYMPPSHVHHASRGCAHAFCTACLSGYISAKTQGGRISDVKCPGDGEDCCNVLDPELLQGIISGEAFEALCAALCMSMVEGAGNFCYCPFNDCSEILVDDHGGDVPESECPACRRLFCARCGVPWHAGISCAEYGQLAPGDKGKEDLVVLEMAKGEKWKRCPQCKFLVDKRDGCVHITCRCGFHFCYACGEPWGQSHQCNAA, encoded by the exons ATGGCTGCCACTTCTTCCTTTGGCGACGACGCTGACCTCATGGTTGCCGACGACCTGTACTTGATAGCAGTTTGCCAAGGAATAAACCAAGCAGACGCCACCGGGCTCATGGCGATATCCGACGAGGAGTACGCCGCGGAACTCCAGCTCCAAGAGGTGATTGTTTCCTCCGCCATGGCGGTGATTGTTAATTCTGGAATGGCAGCGACTGCGGCACAATCATCGCTCATGCCGCAGCTTGATAGCGCCGTCGTCGTGCACACTGCCAACAATGACACAGCAGCTGCTGAGACGCCCGTGCTTGCCGTAGCTGAGTatagctgctcctcctcctcctcctccacgcctccGCCACCTCTTGCAGTTGCAGCCCCTGCCACCAGGGAAGACGACGCAACTGCGGTGGCAACTTGCAAGATATGCCTGGACTACATGCCACCGTCGCACGTGCACCACGCAAGTCGTGGCTGCGCACACGCCTTCTGCACAGCCTGCCTCTCCGGCTACATCAGCGCAAAGACCCAAGGCGGCCGCATCTCCGACGTCAAGTGTCCGGGGGACGGGGAGGACTGCTGCAACGTCCTTGACCCCGAACTCTTGCAAGGCATCATATCCGGCGAGGCTTTCGAGGCCCTGTGCGCCGCACTGTGCATGTCCATGGTGGAGGGGGCCGGCAACTTTTGCTACTGCCCCTTCAACGACTGCTCGGAGATCTTGGTGGACGATCACGGCGGCGACGTGCCGGAGTCGGAGTGCCCGGCATGCAGGAGGCTGTTCTGTGCACGGTGCGGCGTGCCATGGCACGCTGGCATTAGCTGTGCCGAGTATGGGCAATTAGCACCTGGGGACAAGGGGAAGGAGGACTTAGTGGTGCTGGAGATGGCCAAGGGGGAGAAGTGGAAGAGGTGCCCCCAATGCAAGTTCTTGGTCGACAAACGCGACGGCTGTGTGCACATAACTTGCAG GTGTGGCTTCCACTTCTGCTATGCATGTGGCGAGCCGTGGGGGCAGTCTCATCAGTGCAATGCAGCGTGA